Proteins co-encoded in one Hypanus sabinus isolate sHypSab1 chromosome 6, sHypSab1.hap1, whole genome shotgun sequence genomic window:
- the ptrh2 gene encoding peptidyl-tRNA hydrolase 2, mitochondrial — METLSCPMAVAILAGIGSGMCLGWMVRGRFVGPLKTSLQSTAMETSVMGESGEYKMVLVVRNDLKMGKGKVAAQCSHAAVSAYRQLQVRNPNLLRQWEYCGQPKVVLKAPDEDSIISLLMQAKDLGLTVSLIQDAGRTQIKSGSRTVLGIGPASAKLVDQVTGHLKLY, encoded by the coding sequence ATGGAGACTCTGAGCTGTCCTATGGCTGTAGCGATATTGGCTGGAATAGGATCTGGCATGTGCCTGGGTTGGATGGTTCGTGGGCGATTTGTTGGACCTTTAAAAACCTCACTGCAAAGCACAGCGATGGAAACCAGTGTCATGGGAGAGAGCGGCGAGTACAAGATGGTGCTGGTAGTTCGTAATGACCTGAAGATGGGCAAGGGGAAAGTGGCGGCGCAGTGTTCACACGCAGCAGTCTCCGCGTACAGGCAGCTCCAGGTGCGGAATCCCAATCTGCTCCGGCAGTGGGAGTACTGCGGGCAACCCAAAGTGGTCCTCAAGGCACCTGACGAAGACAGCATCATAAGCTTATTGATGCAGGCCAAGGATCTGGGGCTGACCGTAAGCTTGATCCAGGACGCTGGGCGCACTCAGATAAAATCTGGCTCACGCACGGTGCTGGGCATCGGTCCAGCCTCGGCAAAGCTGGTGGACCAGGTTACAGGACACCTGAAACTGTATTGA